Within Deltaproteobacteria bacterium, the genomic segment GAAGGAAATCGATGGGCACGTCGACACGATTCTCGGCATTCCTCAGGAGTCCAAGGACGCACTGAGCTTCCTGGTGCGGAAGTAGACTGTTTCCTGCGCCGACCAGGTGATCAGGGAGGGGGCATGCCCTCTCCCTGATTTCCTCCCTTCCGCTGAATACCTCCCACCAACCCAACGGGCCTCCTCCAAACGCGCCCGCGTCACGGGCGGTGGCGCGCCGCACCGAGCGCGCCGCGATTCTGGCGTTGTTCGTCGGCGCCGTGGTCACGGCCTTCGCCCCCATTCTCGTGCGCGTCAGCGAAGTGGGTCCAAGCCCCACGGCGTTTTACCGTTTCCTGCTGGCGATACCCGTTTACTGGACTCTCGCGCTGGCCGTGTCCACGGGAGGCCGGCGCGCTGCCCACAGAAAGCCCACCGGTTCGAGGATCTATCTGCTGATGGCCCTGGCGGGCGCATGCCTCGCCGGAGACATGGCGGCGTGGCACTACTCGATTCACATGACCTCCGTGGCCAATGCCACGCTGCTCTTGAACGTCACGCCGGCGTTCGTGGTCCTGGGCGGGTGGCTCCTGTTCCGCACGCGGGTGACCGGGACGTTCATGCTCGGCCTCGTGACGGCCATGACGGGTATCCTCGCGCTCTCGGGCGCAAGCCTGGCGCTAAGCCGCACGCGTTTCGTGGGCGACCTGCTGGGACTGGTGACCGCCATGTTCTATGCCGGATACCAGATGACCGTGGAACGCCTGCGGCGGCGCTTTTCCACGCTCACCATCATGATCTACGCGATACCTGTCAGCGCCCTGGTGACTTTGGTGGTGGCGCTCCTGAGCCGTGAGACCATGGCGGTGGTGACGCCCGCGGGGTGGGTCGTGCTGGTGGCGCTGGCCGTCGGCCCGCAGGTGCTCGGCCAGGGCCTGATCGCCTGGGCCTTGGCGCACCTGCCGGTGGCGTTCGTCTCCGTGAGCCTCCTGGTGCAGCCGATCGTCGCCGCCACCGCCGCTTGGCTTTTCTTCGACGAACGCATCGGCGGCCAGCAGGCGCTGGGCGCCGTTGCCGTTCTCGGGGGCATCGCCATCGCCCGGCGCGGGAGCGTGCGGCGGTAACTCGAATGGACGCTAAGGTGCTTCTCCGCGGCCTGTTCGACGCCGCGGTCGCCGCCGCCGATCCGGCCCATGTCGTGCCGCCGCACCTTCCCGCGCCGCCCCCGGGACGCACCCTGGTGCTGGCGGCGGGCAAGGCGGCCGCCTCCATGGCGCGGCCCGTCGAGCGGAACTGGCCGGGCGCCATCGAGGGCATAGCGGTCACGCGATACGGACACGGCGTCGAGTGCCAACGCGTCGAGGTGGTCGAGGCCGGTCATCCGTTGCCCGACGCGGCAGGACAGGGCGCCGCCGCGCGTTTTCTCTCGGCCGCCGCCCGCCTGGGGCGCGACGACCTGCTGCTGTTCCTCGTTTCCGGGGGCGCGTCCGCGCTGCTGGTGGAACCGCAACCGGGCCTCGGCCTGACCGACAAACAGGCCGTCAACCGCGCGCTGCTGCGGGCGGGCGCTCCCATCGCCCAGATGAACTGCCTGCGCAAGCACCTCTCCGCCGTCAAGGGGGGACGCCTTGCCGCAGCGGCCGCGCCGGCCCGGGTCGTAACCTTGGCCATCTCGGACGTGCCCGGAGACGACCCGGCGGTCATCGGCTCCGGCCCGACCGTCTCCGACCCCACCACCTGTGCCGATGCGCTGGCGATCGCCGCACAGTACAAAATCGTTCTACCGGAAGTCGCGAGGAGAGCCCTGCAGCAAGCCAGATGGGAAACCGTGAAGCCCGGCGACCCGCGTCTCGCCCGGACCGATTACACGATCGTCGCTCGTCCTGCCGACGCGCTGGCCGCGGCCGCTGCCAGCGCCCGCGCGCTGAATCTCAAGGTGCTGAATCTGGGAGACGATCTCCAAGGAGAGGCACGCGATCTGGGCGCCGCGCACGCTGATTTGGCCCTCCAACACACGCCCGGCGTGCTCATTTCGGGCGGCGAAGCCACGGTCACCCTCAACGCCCCGGGCGCAACCGGCGGCCCCAACCTCGAATACCTGCTGTCCCTGGCGGTGGCCCTCGACGGCGCCCCCAACGTCCACGCCATCGCCTGCGACACCGACGGCATCGACGGCTTCACCAACGCCGCCGGCGCCTGCATCAGCCCCGACACCCTGGCGCGCGCCCGCGCCGCCGGAACGGACCCGCGCGAAATGCTCGCCAGGCACGACAGTTACGAATTCTTCCGACGTCTGGGCGATTTGGTGGTGACCGGTCCGACGCGGACCAACGTCAACGATTTCCGGGCAGTGCTGGCAACTTGAGCGGCGCGGATAGCTCACACCAACCGCACCCCATACTCCTCCCGCCCGGTCACGTGTCCGACGAGGGCCGCCGCGGGCACGTCCCGGTCGATCAGCGCTTTGACCAGCGCTTCGCCGTCCTTTTCCGCCACGGCGATGAGCAGACCCCCGGAGGTCTGCGGGTCCAGTGCCACCTCGGCGAGGGCGTCGGAGACGCTCCCGTCGATGACGGTCTTGTCGTCGAGCCATTCGCGGTTGCGCTTGCAGCCGCCGGTGAGGTTGCCGCCGGACTCGGCGAGTTGGGCGACGTCCGGCAGTACCGGCAGCCGGGCGGCCTCGAAGGTGATGCTGACGCTGCCGTCGAGGGTCATCTCCAGGCCGTGGCCGAGCAGGCCGTAGCCGGTGATGTCGGAGCAGGCGTGGACGTCGAAGTCCCTCATGACCTCGGCGGCGTACTTGTTGAGGGTGGCCATGGAGGCAATGGCCTGGTCGATGCTCGTCTGGGAAACGTTGCCGCGCTTGACGGCGGTGGTGGCGATGCCGGTGCCCAGGGCCTTGGTGAGAACCAGCACGTCGCCCTCACGGGCGCCGATGTTGCGCAGGATGCGGTCGGGGTGCACGGTGCCGGTGACGGCCAAGCCGTACTTGATCTCCTCGTCGATGATGGAGTGGCCGCCGACGATGACGGCGCCGGACTCCTTCACCTTGTCGGCGCCCCCGCGCAGCACCTCGCCCAGCACCTCGATGTCCATCTTCCCCTTGGGGAAGCAGACGATGTTGAGGGCGGTGGCGGGCACCCCGCCCATGGCGTAGACGTCGCTCAAGGAGTTGGTGGCGGCGATCTGGCCGAACATGTAGGGGTCGTCGACGATGGGCGTGAAGAAGTCCACGGTGTTGACGATGGCCAGGTCGGGACGCAACTGGAAGACGCCGGCGTCGTCGGCCGTCTCGGTGCCTACCAGCAGATCAGCGGATTCGAACTTGGGAAGCCGGTGCAGAACCTGCACCAGATCGGCGGGGCCGAGCTTGGCCGCTCAACCCGCGGCCTTGACTTCCTGGGTCAGCCGGATGGCTTCCATGGACATTTGAGAACTCCTTGAGACTGCTCTCGCGGTCTCGTTGGCGATCAGTTTCTCCCCGGCTTGAGCCTCCTCACGTCGCCCACCCGCATGGTCACGCCGGTGCGGTCGAAGTACTCTAGCACGGGGATGGTGTACTTGCGGCTCGACTGCAGGATGTCCCTGAAGGTGGCCGCGCTCATTTCCTCGTGGCTCTCGAAGTAGCTATATAAATCGGCCTTGATCCTGTCAATGGAAGCCTTGAGATAGTAGAGCTCGGTGGTCACCCGGACGATCTCCCCCTGCCGTTCCATGACCCGGATCACCTCGTTCAGCTTCGGGCGCTCCACCCCGAGAGCCTTCTCGATCTCCTTCAGGTAGGGCGGGGCGAGCGGGTTCCTGGCCAGCGCGGCGGAGATCTCGCCGGACAGCGACTTCTCCCGCGCGCCCAACTCTACGCGATGATCCGGCAGGCGCAGGTGGTTGCCGTCCCGGACGCACACGCCCTCGGCCGCCAGGAGGTCCGTCAGGTCCCGGAACAGCCGCGCCGACGCGCCGCTGGCCAGTCTCGCGCGGACCTCTTCGAGGTCCATGCCCGGCGCCAGCGGATGGCTCTCGTGGAACGCCGCCAGGGCGGAGCGCAGCCGCTCCCGGAAGCCGTCCCACTTCTCCTCGGTGGTGTAGACGCGCTCCCGCTCGGAATCGAAGGAGCGGAGCCCCTCGGTCCGTTCCAGCCAGTCGCGCGTTTCCTCCCGCTTCAGGTTGAGGAACTGGCAGATGGAATCGGCCCCGGTGGCCAGACTCGCGTCCCCGGCCAGGAAGCTCCGGATCATCTCCGGCGTGTCGCCTTCGCGCAATGTCCGCAGCCGCTGCTCGACGTCCTTCTCCCGGCGCCGGTGCCGCCGCGCCCGCGGGTCCACGACCTCGCCGCCCCCCAGGGTCTTCTGCGCGGTCTCGTCGCGCACGATGAAGTGGTCGCCGCGCATGACCAGCAGCGGCTCGGTCAACAGCACCTGGCAGTAGGTCGTCTCCTTGGGCTCCACCTTCTCGGTGTCGCCCAGGAAGACGAGCTTTCCCATGCGTTCGGCCGTCCCCAGGTGAATCCGCACCCGCTGGTGGTTCTTGATCCCCTTGGCGGCCGCCGGCCGCACCTCCAGGTGGGCGTCGAAGCGCGTCGACGCCAGGGTCAGCTCCTCGTGGCAGATCATGTGGCCGCGTTCCAGGGCGCCGCGATCCTGGCCGGTGAGGTTGAGAGCCACGCGCTGGCCCCAGCCCGCCGACTCCACCGACTGGCCGTGCACCTGGATACTGCGGACGCGGAACTTCTGGCCGCCGGGGACCGCGTGGACGTGGTCGCCGGTGCGCACCTCGCCCGCCAGCCCGGTGCCGGTGACGATGACCCCGTGCCCCTGGAGCACGAACACGCGGTCCACCGGCAGCCGGAAGAAGCCGCTGGGGGCCGGCCGGTCGATGTCCGTCAACGCGTCGAAGATCCCCTTCCGCACCTCTTCCAGTCCGTCTCCCGAGACGGCGGAGAAGTGGACCACCGGCGATCCTTCCAGCGCGGTCTCGAAGGTCAGGATCTCGATCTCCTCCTCCACTTCCCGGACCCGCGCCTCGGACACCAGGTCCACCTTGGTGATGACGAACAGCGCCGTCCGAACTCCTAGGAGGTGGACGATGTCGAGGTGCTCCTCGGTCTGCGGCATGACCCCGTCGTCCGCCGCCACCGTGAACAGCACGAGGTCGATGCCGTGGGCGCCGGCGAGCATGTTGCGGATGAAGCGCTCGTGGCCGGGCACGTCGACGATGCCGGCCTCGCTGCCGTCGGGCAGGGACAGGTGCGCGAACCCCAGGTCGATGGAGATGCCGCGCTCCTTCTCCTCCTTGAGGCGGTCGGTGTCCGCGCCGGTGAGGGCCTTGATGAGGCTCGTCTTGCCGTGGTCGATGTGGCCGGCGGTGCCGATGATGTATGGCATGGCGTGTGCGGTCCCGTGCCGGTCAGAGTGGACTCGACGCTTGCTCGATCATGGTCGCCGTTGTGCCCGCGGTCCCGGGTGCCGGCTGACGGCGAGAGTCTTGCGCGATCATCGCGTCCCTTCAGGCGACATGAGGGGCTCGAGGTTGGGCACCACCGACTCGGGGTCGCCGGCGCTTCTCAGGTCGAGGATGAAGCGGTCGTTGTGAATGCGGCCGATGACGGGCGGGTCGGCCTGCCGAAAGAACCGCGCCACCTCGTCGGGGCTCATGCCGCGGCCGCGCACGGCGATGCCCTTGCTCGGGATCTCCTCGGTGGGGAGGGCGCCGCTGCCGATCTGGCAGGTGCAGTCCACGAGCTCCAGCTCGTAGTCTGGCCCCAGGCGCTCCCGCAAGAGCGGCAGCACTCTCCGGCCGCCTTCCTCGATCTCGTCCGGCGGACGGCTGAAGGCGCGCAAGGTGGGGATCTCCCGGGTCAGGTCGGGGGACTGCACGTAGCTCCGGAGCGTCGCCTCCAGCGCCGCCAAGGTGAGCTTGTCGCAGCGCAGCGCGCGCTTGAGAGGGTTGCGGTTCATGCTCTCGATCCAGCCCTTGGTGCCGGCCACGAGCCCCGCCTGGGGTCCGCCGAGGATCTTGTCGCCGCTGAAGGTGACCACGTCCGCGCCCATGGCCACGCGCTCCGCCACCAGCGGCTCCCGCGGCAGCCCGAGCTTGCCGAGGTCCACAAGCGCGCCGCTCCCCAAGTCCTCCATCACCGGCACCCCGCGCTCCCGGCCGATGGCCACGAGGTCCTTCAACTCCACCTCCGCGGCGAAACCCACCACCCGGTAGTTGCTGGTGTGCACCTTGAGCAGCAGCCCGGTGTTCTCGTCGATGGCCTCGGCGTAGTCCCGCGGGTGGGTGCGGTTGGTGGTGCCCACCTCTCGCAGGATGGCGCCGCTCTTGGCCATGACCTCCGGGATGCGGAAAGAGCCGCCGATTTCGATCAGCTCGCCCCGCGACACGACGACGTGCTTGCCCTCGGCCATGGAGTTGAGCCCCAGCAGCACCGCCGCCGCGTTGTTGTTCACCGCCGCCGCGGCCTCGGCCCCGGTCAGCTCCCGCAGCAGCGCCTCGATGCCCGCCTCCCGCTGGCCCCGCTTGCCGTGCTCGAGGTCGAACTCCAGGTTGACGGGGTGGCGCGCGGCGAGGGCGGCCGCCGCGGCCGCGGCCTCCGAGAGCAGGGCCCGCCCCAGGTTCGTGTGCAGGATGGTGCCGGAGGCGTTGACTACCCGCACCATGCCGGGCCGGGCGGCGCGGGCGAGCTTCCTTTCCAGGTCCGTTATGATAGATTCCTCGTGCAAACGGTCGGACGGAAGGTCGCGGCCGGATCGTATGACCTGCCTCAGTTCATCCATGAGGCCCCGCAGGGTCGCCGTCACGAACGGCCGGCTGAACCGCTCCAGCAACGGCGCCGCGGCAGGGTGATTCATGACGCGGTCCACGGAGGGCAGCTCACGCAGCAGGTCGGTTTCCGGTTTCATGAGTCAGCATCATCAAACTAGCCCTTCGGTCCGGTAGACGCAAATCTCACCGCACGTGACACCCTCCTCCTCACCCTCACCCCGGCGCTGGTTCTATCTGTTCATCACGACGCTGGCGCAGACCGCGCTGGCGACCATCCACATGGGCATCCCGACGCTGGTGCCGCTCATCCAGAAGGAGCTCTCGCTGACCCTCACCGAGGTCGGCATCCTCGTTTCGATGATCAACGTCGGGGTCGTGGCCGCCGTCCTCGCCGCCGGCAAGGCAGCGGACCGCTACGGCGAGCGGCGCATCATCGGCTACGGCACCGCGGCGTGCGGCGTGCTCGTACTCGCGGTGTTTTTTGCACGGGACTTCCCCGGCCTCCTCGTCCTCTTCCTGCTCCTGGGGCTCCCCATCGCCACCGGCACCCCGGCTGGCAGCAAGGCCATCGCCGGCTGGTTCCCGGACCGCGAGCGCGGCACCGCCATGGGCATCCGCCAGACCGGCATCCCTCTGGGCGGCACCATCGCGGCGCTCACGCTGCCGTCCCTGGGCTTGGTCTACGGCTGGCGCCCGGCGCTGTCCGTGGTGGGCGTCGTCACGGTGGCCACCGGGGTGCTGGTGCTGCTGTTCTACCGGGAACCGGAGCGGGCGCGGGTCGCGGACGGCGCGGCGCCCGCGGTGGGGTTGAGGGAGATCATCCGAAGCGGGGACATCTGGGCGGGGGCGTTCTACGCCGCGGTGCTCGCGGGATGCCAGTGGTGCTACATCAGCTACATCGAGCTGTATCTCACCGAGGACGTGTTCTTCTCGCTGGTCTTCGCCGCCGCGTTGCTGGCGGTGGGACAGGCCTGCGGCGGCGCCGGGCGCATCGGCTTCGGCATCGTCAGCGACAGGGCCTTCTACGGGCGGCGCGTGCCCGTGCTCATGATGCTGGCGCTGCTCGGCTCCGCCGCCGGCGCGGCCACCGCCTTCCTGTCGCCCGGGATGCCCTGGTGGCTCGTGGCCGTGGTCGTGTCGCTTCTCGGCCTCGGCACCATGAGCTGGCAGGGACTGTACCTCGCCCTGGTCGCCAAGGTCGTCGGCATCCGCATCGCCGGCGTCGCCATCGGCCTGACCAACACCGTGGCCTTCGCCGGCGTGGTGGTGCTGCCTCCGGCCTTCGGTTTCATCGCCGACTACACCGAGTCCTACAAGATGGCCTGGATCGCCCTGGCCATCGCCATCGCCGTGCCGCTGCCGTTCCTGTGGAGGGTCCGGGAGGACGCGCTATAGGTTTTCCCTCTGTCATACGCGCCTCCTTCCGTCATTCCCGGGGAACAGGCTGTGTCAGAACACCATCTGAGAGAGGCAACAACCCCCTGAATCGTCATTCCCGCGAAAGCTTGCCCTCGACCCCGATCGGGGGCGGGAATCCAGGGGGGGACGGGGGACCCGAAACCCGATTAGCCACCCAGACAATACTCCGCGATCTCTCGATAAGTGGGTTGCCAGATCTCGCCGCGGTGCCGGTTGACGTACTCGATGATGCGTTCGAAGCCGGCGGCGAGGTAGGGCCGGCCGCCCAGTTCGGCGTGGACGCAGGCGTCGATCATGCCCGGGCGCCCTCGGTTGGCCTCTTCGTAGACGAAGTCGAAGCCGTCCTTGAATCCGGTGAAGAAGGTGCTGGCGTTGCCGAGGCCGTTGCCCCAGGCGCGCCAGTCGTTGGCGTACCAAGTCTTGGGGATCACGCAGATGCGCCGGCCGTCGACCGACTCCACGTGAGGGATGTCGTCGTCCGACGGGTCCCCGGACCACAGGTAGCCTGCCTCGGCGAGGAGTCCCAGCGTGACATCTGTGTGATGCCCGCCCGGACCGAACCAGCCCACCGGCCGCGCCCCGGTGATGTCCTCCAGGATCCGGGTGCAGGAGGCGATCTCCTCTTGCTGTTCTTCCGGACTCAGCTCGATCATGCTGACTTCGTTGGTGGTGCCGTGGCCGGCGATCTCGTGTCCGGCCTCGTGCAGCGCGCGCACCGCGTCCGGCCACTTCTCCGCCGCCAGCGAGTTCACCAGGATCATGGCGCGCACGTTCTGCCGCTCGAGGATCTCGAGGATGCGCCAGACGCCGGCGTTGCCGCCGTACTCCGCATGCGAGAGCGAGCTGTGGTTCACGTCGATGCGTGAATCCATCTTGAAGCGGCCGGTCTTGCGGAAGGCCTCCAGCGCGATGCTGAAAGTGCAGCAGACGAGCTTGTCGTCGGGCCACCGGATGGTGCGTCGAAAAGCGGAGTCGTTGGCCATGATCGGTTCCTTTCGTAACTCGCGGCCCCTCCCCACCCCTGGATTCCCGCTTCCGCGGGAATGACGTTTAGGGAGGTTGTTGCCTTTGTGGTTTACACGGCCTGTTCCGCGGGAATGACGGTGTGGGGTGGCGATGCCACTTCTCCTATCGTCACGCCGCCCGTGACGAAAGCCGCGCGTAGCGCTTGCGGTGTGCGGCGGCGTTGCCGTACTGCGCCGACAGCGACATGGCCCGGCGCAGGTACAGGCTCGCGTCGTACTCGTCGGTGAAGCCGATGGCGCCGTGCATCTGCACCATGGACTTGGTCACCGAGAGCGCGGCGTCCGAGGCGCGGGCCTGGACCGCCGCAACCATCGCGCGGTTGCCGCGCCCCTCGTCCATGGCGGCGCATACCTGGTAGAGCAGGGAGCGCGTCAACTCGATGTCGATGTGGTCGTTGACGGCCCGATGCTGCAATGCCTGGAACGAGCCGATGAGCCGTCCGAACTGCTCGCGCGTTCCCAGGTAGTCCACCGCCAGGGCCAGCCCCTGCTCCATGATGCCCAGCATCTCGGCGGACGTTCCGAGAAGCACCAAATCCAGCGTGGCCGTGGCGACTTCCGTGCCTCGTGCGCCTTGCGCGATCACCGCGTCCGGGGCGATGTCCACGTCCGCCAATGTCAGCGCCGCGTGACCGGTGCCGTCCACGCGCCCGCGCTGTACGACCTCCAGTCCGCCGGCGTCGCGCGGCACAAGGCACACCACCGTGCCGTCGCCGCTCCGGGCGCCGACGATGAAACCGTCGGCCGCGGCCGCACCGGGAACCGCGCCGATCTGCCCGGTGAGCCGAAAGCCGCCGTCTTCGGCCACCGCCTGGACGCGCGTGCCCTCCGGGTCCTCCGCGGCAGGGTCGTGCAGCGCCGGTACGACAACGGAGCGGCCCGTTGTCAACTCCACCAGGGCCGCGCCCATAGTCCCGGGTCCCGAAGCCACGGCCCGCGCCGCCGCCATCACCGCCGCGACAGGCTCGGTCATCAGGCCCCGGCCGGCGGCTTCCAGCACTAGCGCCGCCTCGGTGGTACCGAGACCCAGGCCGTCCCGTTCCTCCGGAACCAGCAGCGACAGCCACCCGGCTTCCGCCACCTCCACGAGCCGCGCCCGATCGAAGCCGTGTTCGGTTGTACGGAGTTCCCGGAAACGGGCGGGTCCGGCGTGCCGTTCGACGAGCTTGTCCGCGCTCTCCCGAAGAATCGTCTGTGCCTCATCGAGGACCAGTTCCATGGCTTCGCCTTTCTTGTGTCACCGCCCTGCTGCCGGTCCGACCACCGCCAGCGCGTCCAGCGCCAGCCCGCCGGCGCCCTCGGGCAGCGCCAGGAACGGGTTGATGTCCAGGCTTTCGATGACGTCGCCGGCCGCGGCCGCCAATCGCCCCACGGCCACCAGAGCATCGATGACGGCGTCGCGGTCGTAGGGGTCCTGGCCGCGGTATCCGTCCAGCAGCTTGCCGGCGCGTGTGGAATCGATGAGCCGGGCGCCGCCGGCGCGGGTCATCCCGGGCGGGCCGAAGGCCACGTCCTTCACCAGTTCCAGCCACACGCCGCCGGCGCCGAACATCACCACCGGCCCCATCTCGGGGTCCCGCTGGATGCCCAGCACCAGTTCCAGGCCGGGCGGCGCCATCCGCGCCACCAGCCAGCCGTCCAGGCGGATGCTCGGGTCATGGGCGGCGGCGTTGCGCGCGATTTCCCGGCAGGCCTGTTGCACGGCCGCCGCGTCGCCGACGTTGACCCGTACGGCCCCGGCGTCGCTCTTGTGGGTGAGGCTCGCGGCCACGCCCTTGACCACCACCGGGTAACCGATACGTTCGGCCAGTTCTTGCGCTTCCTTCTCGGTTTGCGCCAGCCCTTCCTCGACCAGGGGCACCCCGAAAGCGCCTGCCAGCTCCTTGGATTCCGGTTCGGTCAGCGGGAACGGCGTGGCCGCGGCGGCGGCCCGTTGCCGCAGTGTGTCCATTCGCACCGTCAGCGAATCCGGCAAGGCGGGCACCCCCGCGACCTCCGCCTCTCGGCAGCGCCGCCGGTAGTCCATGACAGCGCGGATGGCCCGGAACGCGCGCTCGGGCTCGTTGAGACAGGCCATGTGCGGGAAGCGGCGCCGGGCGGTGCGGCTGAACTCCGTGAGGTCGTAGGACGCCGGGGAGACGAGGGCGAAGGGCTTGCGGTCGGCGCCCAGAAACTGCCGGTCGATGGCCTCCATGGTGGCCAGCACCCGCGCGGCGCGGCGCCGGTTGGCGTCGTTGGCGCCCTCGTGGGGCGGCAGGTCCTCCTGGAACACCACCATGTCCACGCCCGGGTCGTTGTACACGGCGTCCACGACCTTGAGCGCGTCCTCCAGCGGGCGGTTGAGGTAGCCGTTGGCGTCCAGCGGGTTGCTGATGGATTGGGCCTCCCCCAACAACTCGCGGAGGCGCGCCCGGGTCTCGGGCGCGAACTCGGGCAGCGGTACCCGGTGCCGGTCGGCGGCGTCCTCGGCCAGTCCGCGCACCCCGCCGGAGTAGACCAGGCCGCCGACGTTCTCGCCGCGCGGCTCGCTGGCGTGGAGCAGCATGTCGATGACGCCCACCGCTCCGTCGGCGCTCTCCACCCGGATGACGCCGGCGGGTCCGGCGACCGCGTCGAAGGCCTCCACCCGGCCGGCCATGGAGCCCGTGTGGGACAGGGCGGCGCGGCGTCCCCCCTCGGACACGCCCATCTTGAGCACCACCACCGGCTTGCCGGCGTCGCGGGCGCCGCGGCAGGCGGCGAGGAAGTCCTCGGACCGGCGCACCGCCTCCACCAGGCAAAAGACCAGCCGCACCTCCGGATCGGTAACGAAGTAGCGGATGTAGTCCGCGGTGATGAGACCGGTTTCGTTGCCGCTGGTGATGACGTAGCTCACGTCGATGCCCCGTTCCATCAGCGTACGCGCGATGTTGGGCGTGGTAGTGCCGCTCTGCCCCACCATGGCCACCGGGCCGGGGACCAGTTCTTGCACCCGGTCGTCCGGCAGCGTCAGCACGCGCGCGCGGGCCGAGAGGTTGCCGAGACAGTTGGGACCGGAAACGGCGAGCCCGGTCTCCGCGATGGCCTCGCGCAGCTCCGCCTCCAGGGCTCGACCCGCGTCGGTGCCGGCTTCGGAGAAACCGGTGGCGTACACGGTGGCGCTGCGCGTGCCCATGGCCGCGGCCTCCCGCAGGATGCCGGCGACGCTGGCCGCGGCCCGCATCACCACCAGG encodes:
- a CDS encoding DMT family transporter; amino-acid sequence: MARRTERAAILALFVGAVVTAFAPILVRVSEVGPSPTAFYRFLLAIPVYWTLALAVSTGGRRAAHRKPTGSRIYLLMALAGACLAGDMAAWHYSIHMTSVANATLLLNVTPAFVVLGGWLLFRTRVTGTFMLGLVTAMTGILALSGASLALSRTRFVGDLLGLVTAMFYAGYQMTVERLRRRFSTLTIMIYAIPVSALVTLVVALLSRETMAVVTPAGWVVLVALAVGPQVLGQGLIAWALAHLPVAFVSVSLLVQPIVAATAAWLFFDERIGGQQALGAVAVLGGIAIARRGSVRR
- a CDS encoding glycerate kinase, with protein sequence MDAKVLLRGLFDAAVAAADPAHVVPPHLPAPPPGRTLVLAAGKAAASMARPVERNWPGAIEGIAVTRYGHGVECQRVEVVEAGHPLPDAAGQGAAARFLSAAARLGRDDLLLFLVSGGASALLVEPQPGLGLTDKQAVNRALLRAGAPIAQMNCLRKHLSAVKGGRLAAAAAPARVVTLAISDVPGDDPAVIGSGPTVSDPTTCADALAIAAQYKIVLPEVARRALQQARWETVKPGDPRLARTDYTIVARPADALAAAAASARALNLKVLNLGDDLQGEARDLGAAHADLALQHTPGVLISGGEATVTLNAPGATGGPNLEYLLSLAVALDGAPNVHAIACDTDGIDGFTNAAGACISPDTLARARAAGTDPREMLARHDSYEFFRRLGDLVVTGPTRTNVNDFRAVLAT
- the selD gene encoding selenide, water dikinase SelD, which codes for MEAIRLTQEVKAAGUAAKLGPADLVQVLHRLPKFESADLLVGTETADDAGVFQLRPDLAIVNTVDFFTPIVDDPYMFGQIAATNSLSDVYAMGGVPATALNIVCFPKGKMDIEVLGEVLRGGADKVKESGAVIVGGHSIIDEEIKYGLAVTGTVHPDRILRNIGAREGDVLVLTKALGTGIATTAVKRGNVSQTSIDQAIASMATLNKYAAEVMRDFDVHACSDITGYGLLGHGLEMTLDGSVSITFEAARLPVLPDVAQLAESGGNLTGGCKRNREWLDDKTVIDGSVSDALAEVALDPQTSGGLLIAVAEKDGEALVKALIDRDVPAAALVGHVTGREEYGVRLV
- the selB gene encoding selenocysteine-specific translation elongation factor — protein: MPYIIGTAGHIDHGKTSLIKALTGADTDRLKEEKERGISIDLGFAHLSLPDGSEAGIVDVPGHERFIRNMLAGAHGIDLVLFTVAADDGVMPQTEEHLDIVHLLGVRTALFVITKVDLVSEARVREVEEEIEILTFETALEGSPVVHFSAVSGDGLEEVRKGIFDALTDIDRPAPSGFFRLPVDRVFVLQGHGVIVTGTGLAGEVRTGDHVHAVPGGQKFRVRSIQVHGQSVESAGWGQRVALNLTGQDRGALERGHMICHEELTLASTRFDAHLEVRPAAAKGIKNHQRVRIHLGTAERMGKLVFLGDTEKVEPKETTYCQVLLTEPLLVMRGDHFIVRDETAQKTLGGGEVVDPRARRHRRREKDVEQRLRTLREGDTPEMIRSFLAGDASLATGADSICQFLNLKREETRDWLERTEGLRSFDSERERVYTTEEKWDGFRERLRSALAAFHESHPLAPGMDLEEVRARLASGASARLFRDLTDLLAAEGVCVRDGNHLRLPDHRVELGAREKSLSGEISAALARNPLAPPYLKEIEKALGVERPKLNEVIRVMERQGEIVRVTTELYYLKASIDRIKADLYSYFESHEEMSAATFRDILQSSRKYTIPVLEYFDRTGVTMRVGDVRRLKPGRN
- the selA gene encoding L-seryl-tRNA(Sec) selenium transferase translates to MKPETDLLRELPSVDRVMNHPAAAPLLERFSRPFVTATLRGLMDELRQVIRSGRDLPSDRLHEESIITDLERKLARAARPGMVRVVNASGTILHTNLGRALLSEAAAAAAALAARHPVNLEFDLEHGKRGQREAGIEALLRELTGAEAAAAVNNNAAAVLLGLNSMAEGKHVVVSRGELIEIGGSFRIPEVMAKSGAILREVGTTNRTHPRDYAEAIDENTGLLLKVHTSNYRVVGFAAEVELKDLVAIGRERGVPVMEDLGSGALVDLGKLGLPREPLVAERVAMGADVVTFSGDKILGGPQAGLVAGTKGWIESMNRNPLKRALRCDKLTLAALEATLRSYVQSPDLTREIPTLRAFSRPPDEIEEGGRRVLPLLRERLGPDYELELVDCTCQIGSGALPTEEIPSKGIAVRGRGMSPDEVARFFRQADPPVIGRIHNDRFILDLRSAGDPESVVPNLEPLMSPEGTR
- a CDS encoding MFS transporter; the protein is MTPSSSPSPRRWFYLFITTLAQTALATIHMGIPTLVPLIQKELSLTLTEVGILVSMINVGVVAAVLAAGKAADRYGERRIIGYGTAACGVLVLAVFFARDFPGLLVLFLLLGLPIATGTPAGSKAIAGWFPDRERGTAMGIRQTGIPLGGTIAALTLPSLGLVYGWRPALSVVGVVTVATGVLVLLFYREPERARVADGAAPAVGLREIIRSGDIWAGAFYAAVLAGCQWCYISYIELYLTEDVFFSLVFAAALLAVGQACGGAGRIGFGIVSDRAFYGRRVPVLMMLALLGSAAGAATAFLSPGMPWWLVAVVVSLLGLGTMSWQGLYLALVAKVVGIRIAGVAIGLTNTVAFAGVVVLPPAFGFIADYTESYKMAWIALAIAIAVPLPFLWRVREDAL
- a CDS encoding polysaccharide deacetylase family protein, translating into MANDSAFRRTIRWPDDKLVCCTFSIALEAFRKTGRFKMDSRIDVNHSSLSHAEYGGNAGVWRILEILERQNVRAMILVNSLAAEKWPDAVRALHEAGHEIAGHGTTNEVSMIELSPEEQQEEIASCTRILEDITGARPVGWFGPGGHHTDVTLGLLAEAGYLWSGDPSDDDIPHVESVDGRRICVIPKTWYANDWRAWGNGLGNASTFFTGFKDGFDFVYEEANRGRPGMIDACVHAELGGRPYLAAGFERIIEYVNRHRGEIWQPTYREIAEYCLGG
- a CDS encoding acyl-CoA/acyl-ACP dehydrogenase, coding for MELVLDEAQTILRESADKLVERHAGPARFRELRTTEHGFDRARLVEVAEAGWLSLLVPEERDGLGLGTTEAALVLEAAGRGLMTEPVAAVMAAARAVASGPGTMGAALVELTTGRSVVVPALHDPAAEDPEGTRVQAVAEDGGFRLTGQIGAVPGAAAADGFIVGARSGDGTVVCLVPRDAGGLEVVQRGRVDGTGHAALTLADVDIAPDAVIAQGARGTEVATATLDLVLLGTSAEMLGIMEQGLALAVDYLGTREQFGRLIGSFQALQHRAVNDHIDIELTRSLLYQVCAAMDEGRGNRAMVAAVQARASDAALSVTKSMVQMHGAIGFTDEYDASLYLRRAMSLSAQYGNAAAHRKRYARLSSRAA